A window of the Canis lupus baileyi chromosome 1, mCanLup2.hap1, whole genome shotgun sequence genome harbors these coding sequences:
- the LTBP4 gene encoding latent-transforming growth factor beta-binding protein 4 isoform X4, which translates to MAGGARVSLLVLLALLGPQPVLGRPRERLRVRFTPAVCGLRCVHGPTGSRCTPTCAPRNATSVDSGAPGGAAPGGPGFRAFLCPLICHNGGVCVKPDRCLCPPDFAGKFCQLHSSGARPPAPAMPGLTRSVYTMPLANHRDDEHGVASMVSVHVEHPQEASVVVHQVERVSGSWEEADAAAVARAEAAARAEAAAPYTVLAQSAPREDSYSDASGFGYCFRELRGGECASPLPGLRTQEVCCRGAGLAWGVHDCQSCSEHLGISDRVGTPDGPCPTGFERVNGSCQDVDECATGGRCQHGECANTHGGYTCVCPDGFLHDSSRSSCISQHVISEAKGPCFRVLRDGGCSLPILRNITKQICCCSRVGKAWGRGCQLCPPFGSEGFREICPAGPGYHYSASDLRYNTRPLGQEPPRVSLSHRAPPSTPRPPTGFLPTHRPEPPPEPRPGPELPLPSIPAWSGPEISESGPSAGVCQRSPQVCGSGRCIPRPSGYTCACDSGFRLSPQGTHCIDVDECRRVPPPCAPGRCENTPGSFRCVCGQGFRAGLRASECLDVDECHRVPPPCDRGRCENTPGSFLCVCPAGYQAAPHGAGCQDVDECTQSPGLCGRGVCENLSGSFRCVCPAGFRGSACEEDVDECAQEPPPCGPGRCDNTAGSFHCACPAGFRSRGPGAPCQDVDECARTPPPCAYGRCENTEGGFQCVCPTGFQPNAAGSECEDVDECENHLACPGQECVNSPGSFQCRACPAGHHLQHGRCTDRTPSESPVPTDVDECSSGASCGPHGHCINTEGSFRCSCAPGYRAPAGRPGPCADVNECLEGDFCFPHGECLNTDGSFACTCAPGYRPGPRGASCLDVDECSEEDLCQSGICTNTDGSFECVCPPGHRAGPDLASCLDVDECRERGPALCGSQRCENSPGSYRCVRDCEPGYHAGPEGTCDDVDECQEYGSAICGAQRCENTPGSYRCTPACDPGYQPTPGGGCQDVDECRNRSFCGAHAVCQNLPGSFQCLCDQGYEGARDGRHCVDVNECETLQGVCGAALCENVEGSFLCVCPTSPEEFDPMTGRCVPPRTSPGTFPGSQPQAPASPGLPARPPPPSPPRRPSPPRQGPVGSGRRECYFDTAAPDACDNILARNVTWQECCCTVGEGWGSGCRIQQCPSTETAEYQSLCPHGRGYLAPSGDLSLRRDVDECQLFRDQVCKSGVCVNTAPGYSCYCSNGYYYHAQRLECVDNDECADEEPACEGGSCVNTVGSYHCTCEPPLVLDGSRRRCVSNESQSLDDNLGVCWQEVGADLVCSRPRLDRQATYTECCCLYGEAWGMDCALCPAQDSDDFEALCNVLRPPAYGPPRPGGFGLPYEYGPDLGPPYQGLPYGPELYPPPVLPYDPYPPPPGPFARREAPYGAPPYDMPDFEDDGGPYGESEAAAPPGPGTRWRYRSRDTRGSFPEPEESPEGGSYPGTLSGPYEGLEAEECGILDGCAHGRCVRVPEGFTCDCFTGYRLDMTRMACVDINECDEAEAASPLCVNARCVNTDGSFRCVCRPGFAPSHQPHHCTPARPRA; encoded by the exons ATGGCGGGCGGCGCGCGGGTGTCGCTATTGGTGCTGCTGGCGCTGCTCGGGCCGCAGCCCGTGCTGGGCCGGCCCCGAGAGCGCCTCCGCGTGCGCTTCACCCCGGCCGTGTGCGGCCTGCGCTGCGTCCATGGGCCAACCGGCTCCCGCTGTACCCCGACCTGCGCGCCCCGCAACGCCACCAGCGTGGACAGCGGCGCGCCcggcggggcggccccggggggACCCGGCTTCCGCGCCT tCCTGTGTCCCTTGATCTGTCACAACGGCGGGGTGTGCGTGAAGCCTGACCGCTGCCTCTGTCCCCCGGACTTCGCTGGCAAGTTCTGCCAGCTGCATTCCTCGGGCGCCCGGCCACCGGCCCCGGCCATGCCAGGCCTCACCCGCTCGGTGTACACCATGCCACTGGCCAACCACCGCGACGACGAGCACG GTGTGGCGTCCATGGTGAGCGTCCACGTGGAGCACCCGCAGGAGGCGTCCGTGGTGGTGCACCAGGTGGAGCGCGTGTCGGGCTCCTGGGAGGAGGCGGACGCCGCGGCGGTGGCgcgggcggaggcggcggcgcgggcggaggcggcggcgcccTACACGGTGCTGGCCCAGAGCGCGCCGCGCGAGGACAGCTATTCGGATGCCTCCGGCTTCGGTTACTGCTTTCGGGAGCTGCGCGGAGGCGAA TGTGCGTCCCCGCTGCCCGGGCTCCGGACTCAGGAGGTGTGCTGCCGAGGGGCAGGCTTGGCCTGGGGCGTGCACGACTGTCAGTCCTGTTCGGAGCACCTGG gGATTTCCGACCGAGTAGGGACCCCAGATGGACCGTGTCCAACCGGCTTTGAAAGGGTTAATGGGTCCTGCCAAG ATGTGGATGAATGCGCGACCGGCGGACGTTGCCAGCACGGGGAGTGTGCGAACACGCACGGCGGGTACACCTGCGTGTGCCCCGACGGCTTCCTGCACGACTCCTCCCGCAGCAGCTGCATCT cccagcacgTGATCTCAGAGGCCAAAGGGCCCTGCTTCCGCGTGCTCCGCGACGGTGGCTGCTCGCTGCCCATTTTGCGCAACATCACCAAGCAGATCTGCTGCTGTAGCCGCGTGGGCAAAGCCTGGGGTCGAGGCTGCCAGCTCTGCCCACCCTTCGGCTCAG AGGGTTTTCGAGAGATCTGCCCTGCTGGCCCTGGCTACCACTACTCAGCCTCTGACCTCCGCTACAACACCAGGCCCCTGGGCCAGGAGCCACCCCGAGTGTCCCTCAGCCACCGggctccaccctccacccctagGCCACCCACAG GCTTTCTGCCCACCCATCGTCCAGAACCCCCACCTGAGCCCAGGCCGGGCCCTGAGCTTCCCCTGCCCAGCATCCCTGCCTGGTCTGGTCCTGAGATCTCTGAATCAG GTCCTTCTGCGGGCGTGTGTCAGCGCAGTCCCCAGGTCTGCGGCTCGGGACGCTGCATCCCACGGCCCAGTGGCTACACCTGCGCGTGCGACTCTGGCTTCCGACTCAGCCCGCAGGGCACACACTGCATCG ACGTGGACGAATGTCGCCGCGTGCCCCCGCCCTGTGCCCCCGGGCGCTGTGAAAACACGCCGGGAAGCTTCCGTTGCGTGTGCGGCCAGGGCTTCCGAGCGGGCCTGCGGGCTTCGGAGTGCCTGG ACGTGGACGAGTGCCACCGCGTGCCCCCGCCGTGTGACCGCGGGCGGTGCGAGAACACGCCGGGCAGCTTCCTGTGCGTGTGCCCCGCTGGGTACCAGGCTGCTCCCCACGGAGCCGGCTGCCAGG ATGTGGACGAGTGCACGCAGAGCCCAGGCCTTTGTGGCAGAGGGGTCTGTGAGAACCTGTCCGGCTCTTTCCGCTGTGTTTGCCCGGCTGGCTTCCGGGGCTCGGCGTGTGAAGAAGATGTGGATGAGTGTGCCCAAGAGCCACCGCCCTGTGGGCCAGGCCGCTGTGACAACACGGCTGGCTCCTTCCACTGTGCCTGCCCGGCTGGCTTCCGCTCCCGAGGGCCGGGGGCCCCGTGCCAAG ATGTGGATGAGTGTGCCCGAACCCCCCCGCCCTGCGCCTATGGCCGGTGTGAGAACACAGAAGGTGGCTTCCAGTGCGTCTGCCCCACAGGCTTCCAACCCAACGCGGCTGGCTCCGAGTGCGAGG ATGTGGATGAGTGTGAGAATCACCTGGCATGTCCTGGGCAGGAGTGTGTGAACTCGCCCGGCTCCTTCCAGTGCAGGGCCTGTCCTGCTGGCCACCACCTGCAGCATGGCCGGTGCACTG ACCGGACCCCTTCTGAAAGCCCGGTACCCACAGATGTGGACGAGTGCAGTTCGGGTGCCTCTTGCGGCCCCCATGGCCACTGCATCAACACGGAGGGCTCCTTCCGCTGCAGCTGTGCACCGGGCTACCGGGCGCCGGCGGGTCGGCCTGGGCCCTGCGCAG ACGTGAACGAGTGCCTGGAGGGCGATTTCTGTTTCCCCCACGGCGAGTGCCTCAACACCGACGGCTCCTTTGCCTGCACCTGCGCCCCGGGCTACCGGCCCGGACCCCGCGGAGCCTCTTGCCTCG ACGTGGACGAGTGCAGCGAGGAGGACCTCTGCCAGAGCGGCATCTGTACCAACACCGACGGCTCCTTCGAGTGCGTCTGTCCTCCGGGACATCGCGCCGGCCCCGACCTGGCCTCCTGCCTCG aCGTGGACGAATGTCGCGAGCGGGGCCCGGCCCTGTGCGGCTCCCAGCGTTGTGAGAATTCCCCCGGCTCCTACCGCTGTGTCCGAGACTGCGAGCCCGGCTACCACGCGGGCCCCGAGGGCACCTGTGACG ATGTGGATGAGTGCCAAGAATATGGCTCAGCGATTTGTGGAGCCCAGCGCTGTGAGAACACCCCTGGCTCCTACCGCTGCACACCAGCCTGTGACCCTGGCTATCAGCCCACGCCAGGGGGCGGCTGCCAGG ATGTGGACGAGTGCCGGAATCGATCCTTCTGCGGGGCCCATGCCGTGTGCCAGAACCTGCCTGGCTCCTTCCAGTGCCTCTGTGACCAGGGATACGAGGGGGCCAGGGACGGGCGTCACTGCGTGG ATGTGAATGAATGTGAAACGCTACAGGGTGTGTGTGGAGCTGCCCTGTGTGAGAATGTCGAAGGCTCCTTCCTCTGTGTCTGCCCCACCAGCCCTGAGGAGTTTGACCCCATGACTGGACGTTGTGTTCCCCCACGAACTTCTCCTG GCACATTCCCCGGCTCACAGCCCCAGGCACCTGCCAGCCCAGGTCTGCCTGCCCGGCCACCTCCACCATCCCCACCCCGCCGGCCCAGCCCACCCAGACAGGGCCCTGTGGGCAGTGGGCGCCGGGAGTGCTACTTTGACACGGCGGCTCCGGATGCATGTGACAACATCCTGGCACGGAATGTGACATGGCAAGAGTGCTGCTGCACCgtgggtgagggctggggcagCGGCTGCCGCATCCAGCAGTGCCCCAGCACCGAGACAG CCGAGTACCAGTCACTGTGCCCCCACGGCCGGGGCTACCTGGCACCGAGCGGAGACCTGAGCCTCCGGAGGG ACGTGGACGAGTGCCAGCTCTTCCGAGACCAGGTGTGCAAGAGCGGCGTGTGCGTGAACACGGCCCCAGGCTACTCATGTTATTGCAGCAACGGCTACTACTACCATGCCCAGCGACTGGAGTGCGTCG ATAATGACGAGTGCGCGGACGAGGAGCCGGCGTGTGAGGGCGGCAGCTGCGTCAACACCGTGGGCTCCTATCACTGCACGTGCGAGCCCCCGCTGGTGCTGGACGGCTCCCGGCGCCGCTGCGTCTCCAACGAGAGCCAGAGCCTCG ATGACAATCTGGGAGTGTGCTGGCAGGAAGTAGGAGCTGACCTCGTGTGTAGCCGCCCCCGGCTGGACCGCCAGGCCACCTATACAGAGTGCTGCTGCCTCTACGGAGAGGCCTGGGGAATGGACTGTGCCCTCTGCCCTGCCCAGGACTCAG ATGACTTTGAGGCCCTGTGCAACGTGCTACGCCCGCCAGCATATGGTCCCCCGAGACCAGGTGGCTTTGGACTCCCTTATGAATATGGCCCTGACCTGGGTCCACCCTACCAGGGCCTTCCCTATGGGCCTGAGTTGTACCCACCACCTGTGCTACCCTACGACCCCTACCCACCACCTCCTGGGCCCTTTGCCCGCCGGGAGGCCCCATACGGAGCACCACCCTATGACATGCCAGACTTTGAAGACGACGGTGGCCCCTATGGTGAATCTGAGGCTGCGGCGCCACCTGGCCCAGGAACCCGCTGGCGCTATCGGTCCCGCGACACCCGGGGCTCCTTCCCAGAACCCGAGGAGTCACCTGAAGGGGGAAGCTATCCTG GCACCCTGTCCGGGCCCTATGAGGGACTGGAGGCGGAGGAGTGCGGGATCCTGGACGGCTGTGCCCACGGCCGCTGCGTGCGCGTCCCCGAGGGCTTCACCTGCGACTGCTTCACCGGCTACCGCCTGGACATGACCCGCATGGCCTGCGTCG
- the LTBP4 gene encoding latent-transforming growth factor beta-binding protein 4 isoform X2 has protein sequence MRRPGPSGRRPLLLVLLLPLFAAAASAASPSPSPGPSEAVEVAGIPGRRAGLAVCRCCPGRSPRRSRCFRASCRVESCPPEKCAGPQQCLTSVPLVVPSPSPSVRKRQVSLNWQPLTLQEARALLRRRRPRGPGGRALLRRRPPQRAPAGQTRVLCPLICHNGGVCVKPDRCLCPPDFAGKFCQLHSSGARPPAPAMPGLTRSVYTMPLANHRDDEHGVASMVSVHVEHPQEASVVVHQVERVSGSWEEADAAAVARAEAAARAEAAAPYTVLAQSAPREDSYSDASGFGYCFRELRGGECASPLPGLRTQEVCCRGAGLAWGVHDCQSCSEHLGISDRVGTPDGPCPTGFERVNGSCQDVDECATGGRCQHGECANTHGGYTCVCPDGFLHDSSRSSCISQHVISEAKGPCFRVLRDGGCSLPILRNITKQICCCSRVGKAWGRGCQLCPPFGSEGFREICPAGPGYHYSASDLRYNTRPLGQEPPRVSLSHRAPPSTPRPPTGFLPTHRPEPPPEPRPGPELPLPSIPAWSGPEISESGPSAGVCQRSPQVCGSGRCIPRPSGYTCACDSGFRLSPQGTHCIDVDECRRVPPPCAPGRCENTPGSFRCVCGQGFRAGLRASECLDVDECHRVPPPCDRGRCENTPGSFLCVCPAGYQAAPHGAGCQDVDECTQSPGLCGRGVCENLSGSFRCVCPAGFRGSACEEDVDECAQEPPPCGPGRCDNTAGSFHCACPAGFRSRGPGAPCQDVDECARTPPPCAYGRCENTEGGFQCVCPTGFQPNAAGSECEDVDECENHLACPGQECVNSPGSFQCRACPAGHHLQHGRCTDVDECSSGASCGPHGHCINTEGSFRCSCAPGYRAPAGRPGPCADVNECLEGDFCFPHGECLNTDGSFACTCAPGYRPGPRGASCLDVDECSEEDLCQSGICTNTDGSFECVCPPGHRAGPDLASCLDVDECRERGPALCGSQRCENSPGSYRCVRDCEPGYHAGPEGTCDDVDECQEYGSAICGAQRCENTPGSYRCTPACDPGYQPTPGGGCQDVDECRNRSFCGAHAVCQNLPGSFQCLCDQGYEGARDGRHCVDVNECETLQGVCGAALCENVEGSFLCVCPTSPEEFDPMTGRCVPPRTSPGTFPGSQPQAPASPGLPARPPPPSPPRRPSPPRQGPVGSGRRECYFDTAAPDACDNILARNVTWQECCCTVGEGWGSGCRIQQCPSTETAEYQSLCPHGRGYLAPSGDLSLRRDVDECQLFRDQVCKSGVCVNTAPGYSCYCSNGYYYHAQRLECVDNDECADEEPACEGGSCVNTVGSYHCTCEPPLVLDGSRRRCVSNESQSLDDNLGVCWQEVGADLVCSRPRLDRQATYTECCCLYGEAWGMDCALCPAQDSDDFEALCNVLRPPAYGPPRPGGFGLPYEYGPDLGPPYQGLPYGPELYPPPVLPYDPYPPPPGPFARREAPYGAPPYDMPDFEDDGGPYGESEAAAPPGPGTRWRYRSRDTRGSFPEPEESPEGGSYPGTLSGPYEGLEAEECGILDGCAHGRCVRVPEGFTCDCFTGYRLDMTRMACVDINECDEAEAASPLCVNARCVNTDGSFRCVCRPGFAPSHQPHHCTPARPRA, from the exons ATGCGGCGGCCTGGCCCCAGCGGCCGCCGCCCCCttctgctggtgctgctgctgccgctCTTCGCAGCCGCCGCCTCCgctgccagccccagccccagccccggccccagcgAGGCCGTCGAGGTCGCGGGGATCCCGGGCCGCCGGGCCGG TCTTGCTGTTTGTCGGTGCTGCCCAGGCCGATCGCCCAGGAGAAGTCGCTGCTTCAGAG CCTCCTGCAGGGTCGAGAGCTGCCCGCCCGAAAAGTGTGCCGGCCCACAGCAGTGCCTGACCTCAGTGCCCCTGGTGGTgccgagccccagccccagtgTGAGGAAGAGACAGGTGTCCCTCAACTGGCAGCCACTGAC gctgcaggaggcccgAGCTCTGCTGAGACGCAGGCGGCCCCGCGGGCCGGGGGGCCGGGCACTGCTGAGGAGGAGGCCCCCACAGCGCGCCCCTGCCGGCCAGACCCGGG tCCTGTGTCCCTTGATCTGTCACAACGGCGGGGTGTGCGTGAAGCCTGACCGCTGCCTCTGTCCCCCGGACTTCGCTGGCAAGTTCTGCCAGCTGCATTCCTCGGGCGCCCGGCCACCGGCCCCGGCCATGCCAGGCCTCACCCGCTCGGTGTACACCATGCCACTGGCCAACCACCGCGACGACGAGCACG GTGTGGCGTCCATGGTGAGCGTCCACGTGGAGCACCCGCAGGAGGCGTCCGTGGTGGTGCACCAGGTGGAGCGCGTGTCGGGCTCCTGGGAGGAGGCGGACGCCGCGGCGGTGGCgcgggcggaggcggcggcgcgggcggaggcggcggcgcccTACACGGTGCTGGCCCAGAGCGCGCCGCGCGAGGACAGCTATTCGGATGCCTCCGGCTTCGGTTACTGCTTTCGGGAGCTGCGCGGAGGCGAA TGTGCGTCCCCGCTGCCCGGGCTCCGGACTCAGGAGGTGTGCTGCCGAGGGGCAGGCTTGGCCTGGGGCGTGCACGACTGTCAGTCCTGTTCGGAGCACCTGG gGATTTCCGACCGAGTAGGGACCCCAGATGGACCGTGTCCAACCGGCTTTGAAAGGGTTAATGGGTCCTGCCAAG ATGTGGATGAATGCGCGACCGGCGGACGTTGCCAGCACGGGGAGTGTGCGAACACGCACGGCGGGTACACCTGCGTGTGCCCCGACGGCTTCCTGCACGACTCCTCCCGCAGCAGCTGCATCT cccagcacgTGATCTCAGAGGCCAAAGGGCCCTGCTTCCGCGTGCTCCGCGACGGTGGCTGCTCGCTGCCCATTTTGCGCAACATCACCAAGCAGATCTGCTGCTGTAGCCGCGTGGGCAAAGCCTGGGGTCGAGGCTGCCAGCTCTGCCCACCCTTCGGCTCAG AGGGTTTTCGAGAGATCTGCCCTGCTGGCCCTGGCTACCACTACTCAGCCTCTGACCTCCGCTACAACACCAGGCCCCTGGGCCAGGAGCCACCCCGAGTGTCCCTCAGCCACCGggctccaccctccacccctagGCCACCCACAG GCTTTCTGCCCACCCATCGTCCAGAACCCCCACCTGAGCCCAGGCCGGGCCCTGAGCTTCCCCTGCCCAGCATCCCTGCCTGGTCTGGTCCTGAGATCTCTGAATCAG GTCCTTCTGCGGGCGTGTGTCAGCGCAGTCCCCAGGTCTGCGGCTCGGGACGCTGCATCCCACGGCCCAGTGGCTACACCTGCGCGTGCGACTCTGGCTTCCGACTCAGCCCGCAGGGCACACACTGCATCG ACGTGGACGAATGTCGCCGCGTGCCCCCGCCCTGTGCCCCCGGGCGCTGTGAAAACACGCCGGGAAGCTTCCGTTGCGTGTGCGGCCAGGGCTTCCGAGCGGGCCTGCGGGCTTCGGAGTGCCTGG ACGTGGACGAGTGCCACCGCGTGCCCCCGCCGTGTGACCGCGGGCGGTGCGAGAACACGCCGGGCAGCTTCCTGTGCGTGTGCCCCGCTGGGTACCAGGCTGCTCCCCACGGAGCCGGCTGCCAGG ATGTGGACGAGTGCACGCAGAGCCCAGGCCTTTGTGGCAGAGGGGTCTGTGAGAACCTGTCCGGCTCTTTCCGCTGTGTTTGCCCGGCTGGCTTCCGGGGCTCGGCGTGTGAAGAAGATGTGGATGAGTGTGCCCAAGAGCCACCGCCCTGTGGGCCAGGCCGCTGTGACAACACGGCTGGCTCCTTCCACTGTGCCTGCCCGGCTGGCTTCCGCTCCCGAGGGCCGGGGGCCCCGTGCCAAG ATGTGGATGAGTGTGCCCGAACCCCCCCGCCCTGCGCCTATGGCCGGTGTGAGAACACAGAAGGTGGCTTCCAGTGCGTCTGCCCCACAGGCTTCCAACCCAACGCGGCTGGCTCCGAGTGCGAGG ATGTGGATGAGTGTGAGAATCACCTGGCATGTCCTGGGCAGGAGTGTGTGAACTCGCCCGGCTCCTTCCAGTGCAGGGCCTGTCCTGCTGGCCACCACCTGCAGCATGGCCGGTGCACTG ATGTGGACGAGTGCAGTTCGGGTGCCTCTTGCGGCCCCCATGGCCACTGCATCAACACGGAGGGCTCCTTCCGCTGCAGCTGTGCACCGGGCTACCGGGCGCCGGCGGGTCGGCCTGGGCCCTGCGCAG ACGTGAACGAGTGCCTGGAGGGCGATTTCTGTTTCCCCCACGGCGAGTGCCTCAACACCGACGGCTCCTTTGCCTGCACCTGCGCCCCGGGCTACCGGCCCGGACCCCGCGGAGCCTCTTGCCTCG ACGTGGACGAGTGCAGCGAGGAGGACCTCTGCCAGAGCGGCATCTGTACCAACACCGACGGCTCCTTCGAGTGCGTCTGTCCTCCGGGACATCGCGCCGGCCCCGACCTGGCCTCCTGCCTCG aCGTGGACGAATGTCGCGAGCGGGGCCCGGCCCTGTGCGGCTCCCAGCGTTGTGAGAATTCCCCCGGCTCCTACCGCTGTGTCCGAGACTGCGAGCCCGGCTACCACGCGGGCCCCGAGGGCACCTGTGACG ATGTGGATGAGTGCCAAGAATATGGCTCAGCGATTTGTGGAGCCCAGCGCTGTGAGAACACCCCTGGCTCCTACCGCTGCACACCAGCCTGTGACCCTGGCTATCAGCCCACGCCAGGGGGCGGCTGCCAGG ATGTGGACGAGTGCCGGAATCGATCCTTCTGCGGGGCCCATGCCGTGTGCCAGAACCTGCCTGGCTCCTTCCAGTGCCTCTGTGACCAGGGATACGAGGGGGCCAGGGACGGGCGTCACTGCGTGG ATGTGAATGAATGTGAAACGCTACAGGGTGTGTGTGGAGCTGCCCTGTGTGAGAATGTCGAAGGCTCCTTCCTCTGTGTCTGCCCCACCAGCCCTGAGGAGTTTGACCCCATGACTGGACGTTGTGTTCCCCCACGAACTTCTCCTG GCACATTCCCCGGCTCACAGCCCCAGGCACCTGCCAGCCCAGGTCTGCCTGCCCGGCCACCTCCACCATCCCCACCCCGCCGGCCCAGCCCACCCAGACAGGGCCCTGTGGGCAGTGGGCGCCGGGAGTGCTACTTTGACACGGCGGCTCCGGATGCATGTGACAACATCCTGGCACGGAATGTGACATGGCAAGAGTGCTGCTGCACCgtgggtgagggctggggcagCGGCTGCCGCATCCAGCAGTGCCCCAGCACCGAGACAG CCGAGTACCAGTCACTGTGCCCCCACGGCCGGGGCTACCTGGCACCGAGCGGAGACCTGAGCCTCCGGAGGG ACGTGGACGAGTGCCAGCTCTTCCGAGACCAGGTGTGCAAGAGCGGCGTGTGCGTGAACACGGCCCCAGGCTACTCATGTTATTGCAGCAACGGCTACTACTACCATGCCCAGCGACTGGAGTGCGTCG ATAATGACGAGTGCGCGGACGAGGAGCCGGCGTGTGAGGGCGGCAGCTGCGTCAACACCGTGGGCTCCTATCACTGCACGTGCGAGCCCCCGCTGGTGCTGGACGGCTCCCGGCGCCGCTGCGTCTCCAACGAGAGCCAGAGCCTCG ATGACAATCTGGGAGTGTGCTGGCAGGAAGTAGGAGCTGACCTCGTGTGTAGCCGCCCCCGGCTGGACCGCCAGGCCACCTATACAGAGTGCTGCTGCCTCTACGGAGAGGCCTGGGGAATGGACTGTGCCCTCTGCCCTGCCCAGGACTCAG ATGACTTTGAGGCCCTGTGCAACGTGCTACGCCCGCCAGCATATGGTCCCCCGAGACCAGGTGGCTTTGGACTCCCTTATGAATATGGCCCTGACCTGGGTCCACCCTACCAGGGCCTTCCCTATGGGCCTGAGTTGTACCCACCACCTGTGCTACCCTACGACCCCTACCCACCACCTCCTGGGCCCTTTGCCCGCCGGGAGGCCCCATACGGAGCACCACCCTATGACATGCCAGACTTTGAAGACGACGGTGGCCCCTATGGTGAATCTGAGGCTGCGGCGCCACCTGGCCCAGGAACCCGCTGGCGCTATCGGTCCCGCGACACCCGGGGCTCCTTCCCAGAACCCGAGGAGTCACCTGAAGGGGGAAGCTATCCTG GCACCCTGTCCGGGCCCTATGAGGGACTGGAGGCGGAGGAGTGCGGGATCCTGGACGGCTGTGCCCACGGCCGCTGCGTGCGCGTCCCCGAGGGCTTCACCTGCGACTGCTTCACCGGCTACCGCCTGGACATGACCCGCATGGCCTGCGTCG